Proteins from a genomic interval of Oceanispirochaeta crateris:
- a CDS encoding Fur family transcriptional regulator codes for MLVTILIIGCGMEYRKSKQRDEILNILRETNIHPTANWIYDKLKKENSRLSLGTVYRNLSILVEQDLVDRIDFGSTFDRYEAKKGGHYHFVCENCGEVSDLEMPVMEELNSQVEKKFGLKTNKHRLEFFGICRKCG; via the coding sequence TTGTTAGTAACAATTCTTATTATTGGTTGTGGGATGGAATATAGAAAAAGTAAACAAAGAGATGAGATCCTCAATATTCTGCGTGAAACAAATATTCATCCGACTGCAAATTGGATTTATGACAAGCTCAAGAAGGAAAACAGCCGTCTGAGTTTAGGAACTGTCTATCGAAATTTATCAATTCTTGTTGAACAGGATCTTGTGGACAGGATTGATTTTGGAAGTACCTTTGACAGGTATGAAGCCAAAAAGGGTGGACATTACCATTTTGTCTGTGAGAACTGTGGTGAAGTCAGTGACTTGGAAATGCCGGTAATGGAAGAGTTAAACAGTCAGGTCGAGAAGAAATTTGGTCTGAAAACCAATAAGCATCGACTTGAATTTTTTGGGATATGCCGTAAGTGCGGCTGA
- a CDS encoding S1C family serine protease yields MKLYSRNQVIFYSLGTVLVVFLLLFGFGVISFSDTEQSHFVENVFPEAEILPTQMGPALGSPVYNASEYSEDELTNIHIYEKYNEAVVNITTEVVGYNWFLEPIPQEGSSGSGAIIDKRGFVLTNNHVVDKAYKVYITLADGSQYEGEVVGTDYENDLSVLQFKPEGKELVTIPFGTSENLKVGQKVIAIGNPFAFERTLTTGIVSGLGRPLKNDSGLVIRDMIQTDASINPGNSGGPLINTKGEMIGINTMIYTPSGGSVGVGFAIPVDTARRVVPDLMKYGKVQRGWIDIIPVQLFPSLVRYGKLPISKGILISRVISGGNGEEAGLQGGNPDQAVRSGNSVIYLGGDIITSINGEEIATLSDFYGALEATRPGDKVEVVVLRGKQLKKIQVMLSERPTN; encoded by the coding sequence ATGAAACTCTATAGCAGAAATCAGGTCATTTTTTATTCATTAGGGACAGTCCTGGTTGTTTTTTTACTCCTCTTTGGATTTGGTGTCATCTCCTTTTCTGATACAGAACAATCACATTTCGTTGAAAATGTTTTTCCTGAAGCAGAGATTTTGCCAACTCAAATGGGGCCTGCTTTAGGGAGTCCTGTATACAATGCAAGTGAATACTCTGAGGATGAACTGACTAACATTCATATTTATGAGAAATATAATGAAGCCGTTGTCAATATCACTACCGAGGTCGTCGGTTATAACTGGTTCCTAGAACCTATTCCACAGGAAGGTTCTTCCGGATCAGGAGCTATCATAGATAAACGCGGGTTTGTTCTCACCAATAATCATGTCGTTGATAAGGCCTATAAAGTGTATATCACCCTGGCTGACGGGAGTCAGTATGAAGGGGAAGTTGTGGGAACAGATTATGAAAACGATCTTTCGGTTCTGCAGTTCAAGCCCGAAGGCAAAGAGCTGGTGACAATCCCTTTTGGTACTTCAGAAAATCTGAAGGTGGGACAGAAGGTTATTGCCATTGGAAACCCCTTCGCCTTTGAGAGGACGCTGACTACAGGGATCGTTTCTGGATTAGGTCGTCCTTTAAAAAATGATTCGGGTCTGGTTATCCGTGATATGATTCAGACCGATGCGTCTATCAATCCTGGGAATTCCGGTGGTCCTCTGATCAATACCAAGGGTGAAATGATTGGGATTAATACAATGATTTATACCCCCTCTGGAGGATCTGTTGGAGTTGGTTTTGCAATCCCTGTGGATACGGCCAGGAGAGTTGTTCCCGATTTAATGAAGTATGGTAAAGTTCAAAGGGGCTGGATTGATATTATTCCTGTTCAGCTTTTCCCCTCCCTTGTGCGGTATGGTAAATTGCCCATTTCAAAGGGTATCCTCATTTCTCGTGTAATCAGCGGTGGTAATGGAGAAGAAGCGGGTCTTCAGGGAGGAAATCCAGACCAGGCAGTCCGGAGCGGGAATTCCGTGATTTACCTGGGCGGAGATATTATTACATCCATTAATGGTGAGGAAATAGCAACCTTGTCCGATTTTTATGGAGCTCTAGAAGCAACGAGGCCCGGAGATAAGGTTGAAGTGGTGGTCTTGAGAGGGAAGCAACTTAAAAAAATCCAAGTTATGCTTTCTGAAAGACCAACAAATTGA
- a CDS encoding peroxiredoxin, with protein MEEVTVQEPVVSMPRIGDKAPSFKAITTQGDINFPEDYSGRWVILFSHPADFTPVCSSEFITFASMEDQFKEAGCDLVGLSIDGLYSHIAWLRTIKEKLSYNGHTNVEVNFPLIEDITMNIAKQYGMIQPGEDTTKAVRAVFFIDPKGMIRTIIYYPLSLGRNFDELYRVLQALKTADEFGVATPADWRPGDDVIVGPAGSCGAAKDRMDGKEDMTCQDWFFCSKKMDKDKVLKAIAKK; from the coding sequence ATGGAAGAAGTAACAGTTCAGGAACCTGTAGTATCAATGCCAAGGATTGGAGATAAAGCCCCTTCATTTAAAGCCATTACAACTCAGGGAGACATCAATTTTCCCGAGGATTATTCTGGTCGATGGGTCATCCTTTTCAGCCATCCTGCGGATTTCACACCTGTTTGTTCCTCAGAATTTATTACATTTGCCAGCATGGAAGATCAGTTTAAAGAAGCTGGATGCGATCTTGTGGGTCTGTCTATTGATGGTTTGTACAGTCATATAGCCTGGCTCAGGACTATTAAAGAGAAACTCTCCTATAACGGTCATACGAATGTGGAAGTAAATTTCCCACTCATAGAAGATATAACCATGAATATTGCCAAACAATATGGGATGATTCAGCCTGGTGAAGATACTACCAAAGCTGTTAGAGCTGTATTCTTTATTGACCCTAAGGGAATGATTAGAACAATAATTTACTACCCCCTGAGTCTGGGAAGAAACTTTGATGAACTTTACAGAGTTCTTCAGGCACTTAAAACCGCCGATGAGTTTGGTGTTGCCACTCCTGCTGACTGGAGACCTGGTGATGATGTTATCGTAGGTCCTGCAGGCTCCTGTGGCGCGGCGAAGGATAGAATGGATGGTAAAGAAGATATGACCTGTCAGGACTGGTTTTTCTGCAGTAAAAAAATGGATAAAGACAAAGTGCTGAAAGCTATTGCGAAAAAATAG
- a CDS encoding putative bifunctional diguanylate cyclase/phosphodiesterase, translating to MTYSILVFGILLFWKFRKNKKEEIRVLRIALSFIAALGLGAFLEIFLNLIIAAKIPSMAHLFILMPLSVLFYEIKRNHVMPESEDLKKVSTGVILSEFEQLRFYQYLSSLFILISIVYMIIQTILLQDHYSSVQFSLSLLVTGTILLFLPRIVINGKDRDNIMLVTVNISILMIMAFLSNQEIYNYAWTFPIPIIFISILYNKKHLLYSVASVSVLGNIWLMILSKEPHYRNMVLIYLPKILFFIVSAFIASYIHKVYLNRLNENESRIAYQEMISRISSSLVTISHENQKECFESILEELGLFSNAREAFLVCCGKENRSIQNIYNWGIGGNPIDWELPPEVSEYKFDQFLQLMMAENPVYIEDLNLLPSDFDWFKKMFHPSVTSLVAVSEIREGHLYSILGLNFSNPIHPISIKEMRQIMGIPSNLIADGLLKIENEQKISFMAYYDALTGLPNRLFFFDQLDKALALADRTEKTVAVIMMDLDSFKYINDTMGHDAGDLLLRRVAETLSSRIRDYDTMSRFGGDEFLFILSQLNNQNEAAAIAEKLLQALVEPISLAGEKFYITGSLGISCFPGDGKNGELLFKNADTAMYVSKGEGKNRYTFFSQEMNKTADEKMQLSNELYRALERDEFVLNYQPQTDISGTKIIGMEALIRWNHPEKGLLPPLDFIPLAEDIGLINDIGKWVLYKACKDNKDLQDRGGPCIRVAVNLSVKQFSGSSLVDMVKETLYQSELKPEYLELEITESIAMGDFTDVQQVLKNLRELGITLSIDDFGTEYSSLSRLRHLPVDRIKIDKQFIQGISKSTHDESITSFIIALSKSMGLKVIAEGVESNSQISFLTEKSCDEIQGFYFYKPMEFEKLLDVFEVKA from the coding sequence ATGACTTATTCAATTCTTGTTTTTGGAATTTTGTTATTCTGGAAGTTCCGCAAGAATAAAAAAGAAGAGATCCGGGTATTGAGAATTGCGCTTTCATTCATTGCGGCACTGGGACTCGGAGCATTTTTGGAAATTTTTTTGAATTTGATAATTGCAGCCAAGATCCCCTCCATGGCTCATCTGTTTATATTAATGCCCCTATCAGTTTTATTTTATGAAATAAAGCGGAACCATGTCATGCCCGAATCGGAAGATTTAAAAAAAGTATCAACAGGAGTTATTTTAAGTGAATTCGAACAGCTTCGATTTTATCAATATTTGAGCAGTTTGTTTATTCTGATCAGCATAGTTTATATGATCATCCAAACCATACTCCTACAGGACCATTATAGTAGCGTACAGTTTAGTCTCTCATTACTTGTAACAGGGACTATTCTGCTTTTTCTACCCCGTATTGTTATCAATGGGAAGGATAGAGATAATATTATGCTTGTTACTGTCAATATATCCATATTGATGATTATGGCCTTTCTCTCTAATCAGGAAATTTATAACTATGCTTGGACTTTTCCTATTCCTATTATCTTTATTTCTATACTATATAACAAAAAGCATTTGTTATATTCTGTTGCATCAGTATCTGTTCTGGGAAATATTTGGCTGATGATACTCTCAAAAGAACCTCATTACAGAAATATGGTTTTGATTTATCTGCCCAAAATTCTGTTTTTCATAGTGAGTGCTTTCATTGCTTCCTATATACATAAAGTTTATTTAAACCGCTTAAACGAAAATGAGAGCCGTATAGCTTATCAGGAGATGATTTCCAGGATTTCCTCCAGTCTTGTAACCATCAGTCATGAGAACCAGAAGGAGTGTTTTGAATCGATTCTTGAAGAATTGGGTCTCTTCTCGAACGCCCGGGAAGCATTTCTTGTTTGTTGTGGCAAGGAGAATCGAAGTATCCAGAATATTTACAATTGGGGCATTGGCGGAAATCCTATAGATTGGGAGCTTCCCCCGGAGGTTTCAGAATATAAGTTTGACCAGTTTTTACAACTCATGATGGCGGAAAACCCTGTATATATTGAAGATTTGAATTTGCTTCCTTCTGATTTTGACTGGTTTAAAAAAATGTTTCATCCTTCTGTAACATCTCTTGTTGCTGTGAGTGAAATTCGGGAAGGCCATTTATACTCTATTCTCGGATTGAATTTCAGTAATCCAATCCATCCCATCAGCATCAAAGAAATGAGGCAGATTATGGGCATCCCATCTAATCTCATTGCTGATGGGTTATTGAAGATTGAGAATGAACAAAAAATCAGTTTTATGGCCTACTATGATGCCCTCACGGGACTTCCTAATCGTTTGTTTTTCTTTGATCAGTTGGATAAGGCCTTAGCCTTGGCAGATCGGACTGAAAAAACTGTTGCTGTCATCATGATGGATCTCGATTCATTCAAATACATTAATGATACCATGGGACATGATGCGGGTGATCTGCTTCTGCGCCGTGTTGCAGAGACCTTATCGAGTCGAATTCGGGACTATGATACCATGTCCCGGTTTGGTGGAGACGAGTTCCTGTTTATTTTATCTCAGTTAAACAATCAGAATGAGGCTGCAGCTATTGCAGAGAAGCTCCTGCAAGCCCTGGTGGAACCCATTAGTTTGGCCGGTGAAAAATTTTATATCACAGGAAGTCTGGGGATCAGTTGTTTTCCTGGAGATGGTAAGAATGGAGAGCTCTTATTTAAGAATGCCGATACAGCGATGTATGTTTCAAAAGGGGAGGGGAAGAATCGCTACACTTTTTTTAGCCAGGAAATGAATAAGACCGCCGATGAGAAAATGCAATTATCAAACGAGTTGTACAGAGCCTTGGAAAGAGACGAATTTGTTCTAAATTACCAACCGCAAACGGATATAAGCGGTACTAAAATCATTGGCATGGAGGCACTTATCCGCTGGAACCATCCAGAAAAAGGACTCTTACCACCTTTGGACTTTATTCCTCTGGCTGAGGATATCGGTTTAATAAATGATATTGGGAAATGGGTTTTGTACAAGGCATGCAAAGACAACAAAGACCTGCAGGACCGGGGAGGACCGTGTATTCGGGTGGCTGTGAATTTGTCTGTAAAACAATTTAGCGGTTCATCCTTAGTGGACATGGTCAAGGAGACCCTTTATCAAAGTGAGTTAAAGCCGGAATATTTGGAGTTAGAAATAACTGAAAGCATCGCCATGGGTGATTTTACAGATGTTCAGCAAGTTTTGAAGAACTTGAGAGAGCTTGGAATCACTCTGTCAATTGATGATTTCGGTACAGAGTATTCATCCCTCTCCCGTCTCAGACACCTTCCTGTAGATAGAATCAAAATTGATAAGCAATTTATTCAGGGAATTTCAAAAAGTACTCATGATGAATCGATAACCAGTTTTATCATTGCTCTTTCTAAGAGTATGGGTCTCAAGGTCATTGCAGAAGGAGTTGAAAGTAATTCACAAATTTCATTTCTCACAGAGAAATCCTGCGATGAAATTCAGGGCTTTTATTTCTACAAACCCATGGAATTTGAAAAGCTTTTAGATGTTTTTGAAGTCAAAGCATAG